In Flavobacterium sp. GSB-24, the genomic window ATCAGGTAAAAGAAAAACATCAACAAGAAAACTTATTTATTGCTACAGCGTTAATAAGTACGTCGATGGTAATTATCATTCAGTTAATTAATGAGAGAATAGATACACTACAACTTTCAATCGCCTTATATTGCTTCGCAATATCAATTCCACTTTTAGTTGGAAGTATTGCTGCACTTTATTTAGAAAGGCTATATAAAATTAGAGCTCACATCTGGTATTTGTGGATTTGTAATTTTTTTGGTTGCTTTCTATCTATATCTGGAATTGCGTCAATCTTTTTTAACTTCAATTGGATTTTTGGAACAATATTCTTAACCTGCAGTTTGTTTGTTGTTTTCGTAATGACTAGTTATACTGGGTTATTGGAAAAAATAAATAGCGATGAGCAAAAAGATGAAGAAATAGAGATTAGATAAGTTTCACAAGAAAGTTTATCTTCTGCGGAGAGATTATCTGCGTTTGATGGTTAAAGACGAGAAAATCCGCAGATGCCACTCTATAAGTTTTCATCGTTATCTGATAATTCAAAATATTGAGCTTTTCTAAGTTCGTTTTCATTATTATTATATTAACCAATTCTAAAAGAATTTCCTCAGGGAAAGGTTTTTTATCGTTTTTGTACTCAACAAAATCATAAAGATAATCCGAATCTATATCAAGCTAAATATGCAAGAATAGGAATTCGATTAGGTGCTATTAGAGGCAGTTTCTATTTAAAATGGTAAATCATCTTCCTTTTCAAAAATATTCCAAGATTTAGGAATTACACTTTCATTTCTCGCTAAAGCTTCTTTAATTTTTAAATTGCCTTCTTCAGGTAGTCCAAGTAATAAATTTGTTAAATCTGATATAAACGCAACCTCTCTCGGATTATTGCTACTTGTTAATTCAGTAACTTTAGTTAACTTTTTTAACTCGAAACGACGTATAACTTCGTCATATCCTAATGATAATTTTGAATTTAATGAATTAACATCTTCCCAAGTCTTGATATTTTCAATTTCACCTGAACTTTTCCATCCAACTCCTAGTTTGAATCTTGCGGTGTCAATAGAATAATGAAGTAAGATTATCTCCTCATCCTTTAACTTTCCTTCTTGTAGATCCTTAAATAGCTTATCAACTTGTGAAGTTTTGCTGTTGCTGTCAATTATTTTATTTGGAGAATTTTCAACTATTATTTTTTCTTCTTTTATGGTTGTTATAATTGGATTTACGTGGTTCTCATTTTTTACAATTTGTGTAATTGGTAAACTTTGTCTGGGAACTTCGAACGAATTGACCTTTTCGATAAATTCTCGTATTTTTTGACTTACAAAAACGGCTTTGGTCGAAATTGGAAATAAAACGCGAAGAGTTTCAATAAAGCCTGTTACTCTATCGTGATTATTTATTTTGAATCCCATTTCCCTAGGGTCTAGAGCTCCGTTTTGGAATTCAGGGCTTGAAGCTTTGAATTCAGGTGTGAATATAATTGTATGTTCATTTTCGACAACCCAAGCGGCTCCCATCTCATTCATGCAGGCAATACTCGAATAATAGTCTGAAGAAAGGAGATAAACTACATATGGCTTTTCAGTAATTCTAGCTCTCAACCAATTAAATATGTTCTGACCAGTAGGAATTCCAAATGCGTCGTTACTGGTGAATATAATTTGTTCGTTATTAACACCAACCGCTACCAACAAATCTACGAGTGCTTGTCCGTAATTCGCGTTTTTTGACGAATGAGAAATAAAAATTTTCATTATTAAATTTAATAAGTTAGACAAATATAAAAGAATTAATTAACATTGCCGGATTAAGTGAATGCAAGATGATATTTGATAAATTAAAGTGGTGTTAATTTTACAAGTGGATAATCTAGGTTGCAGTTTATATGATTCTAGTTTGCATTGTTTTTAAGATTTAAATTAAATTGTTATATCAATTTTAAAAACTCTCCATCTTTTTTTACAATTTCAGATTTAACTGATTTTATAATGGATAGTAAAATATGGTTTCGCATATCTTCAGTAACTCTTGCAAATCCAAAAAGTTTCGCAATTAAGATAACAGCATTATCCGGCTGAATAGCGATAGAACTTTCAACAACTTTAATGATTGCCAAGTTCATCTCTTCATCAGAAATAAGACTTAATTTTTTTGAATTTGGGCTAAGTAAACTTCTATCTCTTATTACTGGTAAATGATCTTCAAAATTCCAAAGAAATTCATCTTTCTTTTTAATTAAGCCAGTTCTAATAGCATAGTTTACTGCATCTGTAATAGATGCTCTGACACGGCTTCCTATTTTTGAAATGCCATTTGCATCTGCAATTCGACGAGCCATTTCTTCAAAATGAACGGGACTTTCTACTTTGACAACTTCATGTATCCACGCTCCAAGTTTTCCAAGGGAATAAGTATGAATTTCTTGATGGCAAACCTCAATAGGAAGAGAAGCTTTTAAATAGCGGGGGATTGAATTATCAATTTCTTCAGGCTCTTCTCGGACAAGATTTTTTAAATCTTCCATTAATTCTTCTTCAAGTGCATCATTATGTTCAACTTGATTTTTAGCATTTTCAATGTTTTCTATTAAAAGTCTTAGCTCTCCTTGGGGATTGCGGAACCAATCAGTACTCCATACATTAAATAATTTCCAGCCCATGCCTTCAAGGACTATAGTTCTTAATCTATCTCGATCCCTCGCTGATTTTGCAGTTTCATAAGACTTTCCGTCGCAGCATATTCCAAGAATATATCTTCCAGGATTATCGTTATCCACTATTGCCAAGTCAATATAAAATCCTGCAGAGCCGACTTTTTCTCTCACGATATAACCATTATCGCGAAGACTTTGAGCAATAATTTCCTCAAATGGCTGGGGTTTAGTTATTATTTCTTCCTTGTCGCTTTCAAACTTCCCATGCTGTGCATAATAAAGAAAACTTTTTAATGCCCGAATACCAAATTTTGCATTTGGTCCAGGATTCATATCACTGGCTGTAATATTTGTGAATACTTCACATCTACTTTTTGCCCTTGTAATTAAAACATTTAGTCTTCGTTCACCACCTTCATTATTTAGAGGTCCAAAACTCATAGGTACTTTACCGTCTTCCGTTCTTCCATAACCAATACTAATAAAAATAACATCTCGTTCATCTCCTTGAACATTTTCAAGATTTTTGATAAAAAGAGGTTCAGTAGGGTGGCTCCTAAAGAAACTTTCAACTTCAGGATTTTTTCTTCTTTTTACTTCAAGTGCATTTTGAATAGCCTGCATTTGCGCAGTGCTAAAAGCAACAACGCCGAGACTCAACTTCGGATTATTTATAGCATGGTTAATAATAGCATCAGCAACCTTTTCAGCTTCTTTAGGGTTGGTGCGTGTTTTACCTTTGTCATAATAAGTATCTGGCAGGTGATTAAATGCTAAACCCATTTTGCTTTTAGATCCGGGACTTGGAAAAATTATTAATTTATTTTCGTAAAACTCCTGGTTTGACAAGTTAATTAAGGATTCATGTCTACTGCGATAATGCCAGCGCAGCATACGTTGAGGAGCACCTTGAGCATCACACATTCCAAGGATGCTCTGCATATCAGCAGTTACGTTTTCTTCATCTTCAGTATCGGTATTTAGTTTGTCAAAAAAACTTGTTGGAGGCATTTGCTTTGTATCCCCCACAACAACTATTTGTCTTCCACGTAAAATAGCACCCAAAGCATCAACAGGACGTACTTGGCTGGCTTCATCAAAAATAACCAGATCGAAATCAATACTATTTGGAGGGAGAAAATTTGCAATTGACATTGGACTCATCATTATAACAGGTTTAATTGCTTGAATTGCCAGTCCCGCTTCCTGCATAAGTTTCCTAATCGGCATATGTCTGGCTTTGCGGTTGAATTCGCTTTTAAGTACATTAATTTGTCCGCCGCCTTCCTGTTTTGGTAAACTTTCCCAATGTTTAAAAGCAACTTTGGCGCGATTATAGAACTGATTAAGTACATCAAGTCGTTTAAATTTTTCGATGACTTCTTCATGACTTGATCTTTCAAATTTTCGAAGTTCTGCACTATTATTCATTGCCTGCTCAATCAAATGTTCGTACCAAGTTTTTTGTACAGCTGTTTTTAAATGCAAAACAGCGTCGGGCCAGTTATAAACTGCTCTAATCAAATAATCGGCTCCATTTCTTTCAATCTCTTCTTTCATTACGTTCCAAGATACAGCCTGATGGATCTCAGGTAGATTTTCGAACCAATTTTTTATTAAGCTTTGCTGTTTTGCTAAACTTTTATTTAGTATTTGATTATCTTTTAAATCCAGTTTTTCTAAAAGCGACTTTAATGAAATATTTTGTTTTTCTAAAGCATTCTCTAAATTAATTAAAAAGTCAGCCGCAACGTAAGACTCCTGATTTTTGCTAAGGAAGGATAGAAATGTATTTGATATTACGTCATCCTGAATAAGAAGGTGTACCTCTTGTAGGTATTGAACTGCTTTTTTAACAGTCTGCCAGTCTGTTCGTTTTTTTTGATATCTGATATCAAATAATTTTTGCGCTAAAGGTTCTAAAGATAGGAGAGAGGCTGTAAGACGCTTTCCTTCCATTAAAGCATTAACATACTCTAATTTTGTGTTTAGATCTGAAGGTACCTGAGTTGTGAGAAGTGCCGATAATTTTTTTGCACTATTTTTATAATCTCCTATTAAAAATTTATACCACTTACTGCCATGTACAATTAAATTTTGCCTTATTTCAAGCAGATCATAATCCCAAGCTTCTGGAATAACTAAATTATCATATTGTGTATGCAGTTCCTCTAGTCGAATTCCAGTTTCTAATAATTCGGCAATATCAGCTTGATTATTGAGCCAGGCAGAATCGGTTATATTCATCGATGTGAGGCCTGGATTCTCAGCTGCAGTTCTTATAGTTTTTAATAATAGCTTAACATCATCTATTTCTGTGGACGGATTAATTTCAACATAATTTGAAATGGAAGTAATAAGAGTTATTGCTTCATTTGTATCTTTAAGTACAATTTCTAATAAATCTTTTGAGGTTTCTTCATCTATTGGGAGGAAAATTTTTATATCAGTTCCATAAAACAGCAAGTTCTCAGGTTGTCCAATTTTTTCTAGTCTTACCTGTATTTTTTCAGCCAACTGTTCAACTTCTTTCATCTTTGTAGAATCCCATACACTAATATTTTCAACTTGTATTTTAGGAAATTTATAATCTTTATTATTAGTTGTTATTTTTAGTAAATTTCCCATTACTTCTTGTGCTGAATAACCACTTTTTGAAATTTCAGAATTTACAGAAGCACAATATTGATTAAGTTCGTTTATCATAGGATGAAGAAATCTAATTTCCTCTTCCAAACGAGTCATTGTTGGCCTACCTAAATCAAGTATTCGTTTTAATTCATTATGTAATTCTCTTTTGTTTGCTTTATGGCTATGTAATTCTAAGCAAGCTTCTCCTAAATTAACACTGTCTAATCGTCGTTTTACAACTTCTAAAGCAGCCATTTTTTCAGCAACAAAAAGCACTTTTTTTCCATTTCCGACAGCATTTGCTATAAGATTTGTAATGGTTTGTGACTTCCCTGTTCCTGGCGGGCCTTGTATTACCATGTTACGCCCTTCATGCACAGCAAGCATTGCAATAACTTGCGAACTGTCGGCATCTACGACTTGCATAAGCTCATCCGCATTCGTATCATTGTCAAGATGATGTTCTTCACCAATTGACGGTTGAGGTTCATTAAATCCAGTATTGAATAAAGATTGTAAAATATTATGGTTGAATGGTTTTTTATCTTCTGGCCATTTTTCACTGTCTAAATCATGATAAATCATAAATTTACCAAAAGAAAAGAATCCTAATTCTATGGTATCTTCTTCAACTTTCCAATTTTCAATGTGGCTGATCCGTTCTTTTATAATGTTGTAATATGTTTTAAGATCCAGTTCTTCTTCTTCTGGGAGATCAGGAATAGTAATGTTATAATCTACCATCATTTTTGCCTGCAATGATAGATTTGCTCCAATTTCAGTTCCACTGTACCTTAAACGAAAACGTTCATTTGCACTGGAACGCTCCAAAACTACAGGAAGTAAAATTAATGGTGCTTTTCTTGTATCTTCACTATTTCCTTTTTCATACCAATTCAGTATTCCTAATGCAAGATATAACGTGTTGACACCTTGCTCTTCAATGCTTGTTCTAGCAAAATAATACGTATTTAGTATTTTAGTCTGAAGCTTGGCTTCTGTTTCATTGGTCTGTAATCTGGTATCATTATAAGCATCTTGCATTTCCGGCTCAGTAAGTTCCGGAAGTTCTAATAATTCATCATCGTCATCTTTGCCTGGGCGTCCTAAAAAAGTCATTCCTTTGTTCTGTCTCACTAAAATGTCATAAATGGATGAGGATTGTTCTTGCACAATCTGCAATCCTTTAACTTTAGAAGTCTTATAATTAAGTAATGTATTACGCAATCCAAGATCTAAAAGTTCTTTACGAGATGCTTCCAATTTAGGTAGAATTGATTCAGACATATTTAAGGTGATTTAAGTTCCTAAGTTATTAAATAAAACACTACAAAAAAGCAAAGACATTATTTTAAAATTGTAAAACATTTTAGGTTGAGAGAATTTATATTTATTTTTTGAATAATTTGATGTATTTCGTGCCGGATCATTTTCGAGATCTCAAAGACAAGAACTTATTATAAGCATCAATTAATTTATGAAAGTTTTAAATAAAATTTACTGGACAAAAGAATTAAAATATGGATTTTTTTAATTCTGGAATACCATCGATTTTAATGTAGTGAATATAGTATTTCACTTATGCAATTTTTACTTAAAGGAGGAAATAAACTTCCAATTAATGCCAAATATCCTCAGTCAGTATTTTAAAAGCATTTCTGTATTTAAATTACATTTTTTGAATTTTCAAAAGTGTGATTATGGAGAAAGATATTGACTACAGTAATTCAAAGTTGACGCCCGAAAAAGCTTTACAAATGCTTCGATCTGAGGGGCTTGATGTTACAATTGAGCAAGCACAGGAAATCTTGTATTTCTTAAGAATAATTGCTAATATCGCTGTGTTGAAACATTTAAATAAAACAAAATGAGTAAGATAGCAGATTTGTATATTCGTGTAAGTACTGACGAGCAAGCAGAAAAAGGATTCTCCCAACGGAATCAGGAGGAAATGCTAAGAAAATATTGCAGCATAAACCAAATACAGATACGCAATGTAATTTATGAAGATCATTCAGCAAAGACTTTTAACAGGCCTCAATGGAAAAAATTTCTTGCTGATTTGAAAAAATATAAAAATAAAATTAATATGGTTCTTTTTATGAAGTGGGACAGATTCAGCCGTAATGCCGGTGACGCATACCAGATGATTAATCAGCTAAGAAAATTAGGAGTAGAACCACAGGCAATTGAACAGCCTCTTGATCTAAGCGTTCCGGAAAATAAAATGATGCTTGCATTTTATCTGGCTGCACCCGAGGTTGAAAATGACCGCAGAGCTTTAAACACCTTTCAAGGTCTTAGACGCGGAAAGAAAGAAGGCAGACATATGGGGATGGCACCTTATGGATATGCAAATAAGATTACTGAGGATGGAAAAAAATATATTGCGATTGTACCAGAGAAAGCGGTAAAACTTATTTGGATATTCGAACAGGTTGCAAGAAATGTCTTCAGTACCGAATCTATTTATCAGATGGCAAAAGATAAAGGGCTTGTGCTGTCTAAGAGCAATTTGTGGGTGATTCTTAGAAATCCACTTTACTGCGGCAAAATAGTTGTTCCTAAATACAAGGATGAAGAAGAAAAATGGGTTAATGGACAACATGAGGCGATTATCAGCGAAGGATTGTTTTATCGGGTACAGGATGTTCTTGACAGTAAAGCACGGACATACAGACCGAAAGTTAAAACTATTGAGAATTTTCCCTTGCGGGGTTTTTTTCTTTGCCCACAGTGCGGTCAAAAGTTAACAGGAAGCAAATGCAAAGGAAGGAGTAAATATTATTACTATTATCACTGTGATAAAGATTGCAAATGGAGAATAAACTCAGAAGTAGCTAATAAAGTATTTAAAGAGCATTTAAATAAATTTAAACCTTTAGCAGAAGTAAAGAAACTGTATACAGCAGTCTTGCTTGAAGGTTATAGAGAGCATACTGGAGTAATAGCTAGTGAAAAAAAGAAGTCCCTTGAGCAGATTGCAGTTTATGAGAAGAAACTATCTGTGGCAAGAAATTTATTAGTTACCGAGAAAATTGATGCTGAGGATTATAATTTAATGAAAATTGAATACAATGCAGTTATCAGTAAGCTGGAAAAAGACATTGGAAATGTAGAGGACGATAGGGTCAGCATAGAGCAATTAACGACGACAGGATTGGAAAACCTTATAAAGCTAGGTGAGGCCTTTGATAGTGCGACTTTAGCTGATTGTAGAGAATTAATTGGTTTAATTTTTCCCGAAAATTTCACATTTCAAGAAAATAAAATCCGCACCGCCCGGATCAATGAAATGGTCAACTGTATCTACTTGGTAAACAATAGATTACGAGCAAAAAAAAACGGGACAAAAGATGATATTTTTCTTTTGTCCCGAGTAGTGACCTCGACTGGATTCAAACCAGTAACCTTCTGAGCCGTAATCAGATGCGCTATTCAGTTGCGCCACGAGGCCTTTTTGTTATCAATTAGCTATTTTTTTGTAGCTTTGTTGATTGCTTATTGCGGGTGCAAATATAGGTATAAATGTGAGATAAACAAGCAAAAAATAACAGAAAAATAAAAAAAAATGAAGATTGAAAATTATGTGCGTGATATTCAGGGGTTTCCTAAAGAAGGAATTTTATTCAAAGACATCACTCCGTTACTAATTAATCCCGAAGCACGAACAAATTGCCTGCGAATCTTGGTTGATTCTTTAAACGGACAAAAAATTGATAAGGTTGTAGGAGCAGAATCTCGTGGTTTTTTCTTCGGAATGTTGCTGGCTCAGGAATTAAATGCTGGATTTGTCCCTGTTAGAAAACCTAAAAAACTTCCTTTTGAAACAATTTCTGCTTCTTACGAGTTAGAATATGGTTTTGATAGTTTAGAAATGCATACAGATGCTATTCAAAAAGGCGATCGAGTATTAATTCACGATGATGTTTTAGCTACAGGCGGAACTGCAAAGGCGGTTTGTGAATTGGTCGAAAAACTGGGAGGCGAAATTGTACAATGCAATTTTCTAATGGAACTGACTTTTCTTAACGGAAGAGAAAAAATTAAAGAATATCCATTCTTTGCAGCATTAACTTATTAAGCTATACAAAAACAATTTTATGCTTAATGGCATAAAGTACAAGTCCGATTCGGGTTTTTATTTCAAGTTTATCAAAGAGTATTTCTCGGTAGCCGTCAATAGTTTTTGGACTCAAACACATCTGTGATGCAATTTCCTTATAGGTCATTTCGGTACAGGCATGTTTGATAAAAACAATCTCTTTTTCTTTTAAAT contains:
- a CDS encoding toll/interleukin-1 receptor domain-containing protein, which produces MKIFISHSSKNANYGQALVDLLVAVGVNNEQIIFTSNDAFGIPTGQNIFNWLRARITEKPYVVYLLSSDYYSSIACMNEMGAAWVVENEHTIIFTPEFKASSPEFQNGALDPREMGFKINNHDRVTGFIETLRVLFPISTKAVFVSQKIREFIEKVNSFEVPRQSLPITQIVKNENHVNPIITTIKEEKIIVENSPNKIIDSNSKTSQVDKLFKDLQEGKLKDEEIILLHYSIDTARFKLGVGWKSSGEIENIKTWEDVNSLNSKLSLGYDEVIRRFELKKLTKVTELTSSNNPREVAFISDLTNLLLGLPEEGNLKIKEALARNESVIPKSWNIFEKEDDLPF
- a CDS encoding DUF3320 domain-containing protein — its product is MSESILPKLEASRKELLDLGLRNTLLNYKTSKVKGLQIVQEQSSSIYDILVRQNKGMTFLGRPGKDDDDELLELPELTEPEMQDAYNDTRLQTNETEAKLQTKILNTYYFARTSIEEQGVNTLYLALGILNWYEKGNSEDTRKAPLILLPVVLERSSANERFRLRYSGTEIGANLSLQAKMMVDYNITIPDLPEEEELDLKTYYNIIKERISHIENWKVEEDTIELGFFSFGKFMIYHDLDSEKWPEDKKPFNHNILQSLFNTGFNEPQPSIGEEHHLDNDTNADELMQVVDADSSQVIAMLAVHEGRNMVIQGPPGTGKSQTITNLIANAVGNGKKVLFVAEKMAALEVVKRRLDSVNLGEACLELHSHKANKRELHNELKRILDLGRPTMTRLEEEIRFLHPMINELNQYCASVNSEISKSGYSAQEVMGNLLKITTNNKDYKFPKIQVENISVWDSTKMKEVEQLAEKIQVRLEKIGQPENLLFYGTDIKIFLPIDEETSKDLLEIVLKDTNEAITLITSISNYVEINPSTEIDDVKLLLKTIRTAAENPGLTSMNITDSAWLNNQADIAELLETGIRLEELHTQYDNLVIPEAWDYDLLEIRQNLIVHGSKWYKFLIGDYKNSAKKLSALLTTQVPSDLNTKLEYVNALMEGKRLTASLLSLEPLAQKLFDIRYQKKRTDWQTVKKAVQYLQEVHLLIQDDVISNTFLSFLSKNQESYVAADFLINLENALEKQNISLKSLLEKLDLKDNQILNKSLAKQQSLIKNWFENLPEIHQAVSWNVMKEEIERNGADYLIRAVYNWPDAVLHLKTAVQKTWYEHLIEQAMNNSAELRKFERSSHEEVIEKFKRLDVLNQFYNRAKVAFKHWESLPKQEGGGQINVLKSEFNRKARHMPIRKLMQEAGLAIQAIKPVIMMSPMSIANFLPPNSIDFDLVIFDEASQVRPVDALGAILRGRQIVVVGDTKQMPPTSFFDKLNTDTEDEENVTADMQSILGMCDAQGAPQRMLRWHYRSRHESLINLSNQEFYENKLIIFPSPGSKSKMGLAFNHLPDTYYDKGKTRTNPKEAEKVADAIINHAINNPKLSLGVVAFSTAQMQAIQNALEVKRRKNPEVESFFRSHPTEPLFIKNLENVQGDERDVIFISIGYGRTEDGKVPMSFGPLNNEGGERRLNVLITRAKSRCEVFTNITASDMNPGPNAKFGIRALKSFLYYAQHGKFESDKEEIITKPQPFEEIIAQSLRDNGYIVREKVGSAGFYIDLAIVDNDNPGRYILGICCDGKSYETAKSARDRDRLRTIVLEGMGWKLFNVWSTDWFRNPQGELRLLIENIENAKNQVEHNDALEEELMEDLKNLVREEPEEIDNSIPRYLKASLPIEVCHQEIHTYSLGKLGAWIHEVVKVESPVHFEEMARRIADANGISKIGSRVRASITDAVNYAIRTGLIKKKDEFLWNFEDHLPVIRDRSLLSPNSKKLSLISDEEMNLAIIKVVESSIAIQPDNAVILIAKLFGFARVTEDMRNHILLSIIKSVKSEIVKKDGEFLKLI
- a CDS encoding recombinase family protein → MSKIADLYIRVSTDEQAEKGFSQRNQEEMLRKYCSINQIQIRNVIYEDHSAKTFNRPQWKKFLADLKKYKNKINMVLFMKWDRFSRNAGDAYQMINQLRKLGVEPQAIEQPLDLSVPENKMMLAFYLAAPEVENDRRALNTFQGLRRGKKEGRHMGMAPYGYANKITEDGKKYIAIVPEKAVKLIWIFEQVARNVFSTESIYQMAKDKGLVLSKSNLWVILRNPLYCGKIVVPKYKDEEEKWVNGQHEAIISEGLFYRVQDVLDSKARTYRPKVKTIENFPLRGFFLCPQCGQKLTGSKCKGRSKYYYYYHCDKDCKWRINSEVANKVFKEHLNKFKPLAEVKKLYTAVLLEGYREHTGVIASEKKKSLEQIAVYEKKLSVARNLLVTEKIDAEDYNLMKIEYNAVISKLEKDIGNVEDDRVSIEQLTTTGLENLIKLGEAFDSATLADCRELIGLIFPENFTFQENKIRTARINEMVNCIYLVNNRLRAKKNGTKDDIFLLSRVVTSTGFKPVTF
- a CDS encoding adenine phosphoribosyltransferase; its protein translation is MKIENYVRDIQGFPKEGILFKDITPLLINPEARTNCLRILVDSLNGQKIDKVVGAESRGFFFGMLLAQELNAGFVPVRKPKKLPFETISASYELEYGFDSLEMHTDAIQKGDRVLIHDDVLATGGTAKAVCELVEKLGGEIVQCNFLMELTFLNGREKIKEYPFFAALTY